GTCTCGCTCCAGGTGCGGAGCGCGCCTGTACGAAGACGAGCGCGCCCGAGGCGTCTAGCGCGCCTTCATGGTTTGAACGGGGAAAAGGAAAGACCGGACGGTCTTTCCCGGAGTGCGTGGGGCGATCAGCTCTGCAGGGCGTCCCACATCTCCTTATCGCGCTGCGCGGTCCAGATGCGCGGATGGCTGATGCCGCTCGCTTCGTCGTAGGCTCGCGACACGTCGAACGGCAGGCAATGCTCATAGATGAAGACGTTGCCGAACTTCGGGTCCATCGCCTTGCGCGTTAGCGCCATCGCACCCTTCAGATCGAGCTTGTCCCTGAACGCATCGCGGCCCGCCTGCAATAGCGTGGTCACGAAGTCTTTCGTGTAGTCGAGGCCCTTGTTCACTTCCGCCGGCGACAGCAGCGCGGGGCCGCGGCCCGGCACCAGCTTCTCCGCATTCAGCGCGCGCAATGCTTCGAGCGTTGCCGGCCATTGTTCGAGTTGCGCGTCGCCGCAGTAACAGGCCGCGTCGTACTCGACCAGGTCGCCGGAGAACAACACCTTCTGCGATGGCAGCCAGACGATAGTGTCGCCCTTCGTGTGGCCCGAGCCGAGATGCGCGATGCGCACCTCGAGCTTGCCGAGAAAGAGCGTCATTTCCTTTTCGAACACCAGCGTCGGCCACGTCAGGCCGGGCACCGTTTCGACGCCTGCAAAAAGGCGCGGGAAGCGTTCGATCTCCGACTTCATATCGGCTTCGCCGCGCTCGACGATCATTTCGTAAGTGCCGCGGCTGGCGATCACCTGCTGCGCGCCTTCCTTGAAGTACGCCGACGCCCCCAGCACGCGCACTGCATGATAGTGCGACAGCACGACGTATTTGATCGGCTTGTCGGTGACGCTGCGGATCTTCGCGATCAGGTCTTGCGCCATGGCCGGCGTGGCGGTGGTGTCGACGATCAGCACGCCGTCGTCGCCGACGATCACGCCCGAGTTAGGGTCGCCCTCGGCCGTGTACGCATACGCGTTTTCCGACAATTGGGTCCACGTGATCTTCTTTTCTTCCAGGTCGGTCTGGGATGCGAAAGCCTTCGCCATGTCTGTCTCCGTCTCGCGATTCGTTTGGGGGATGACTAATAGTCGTCGTCGCACGGACATTTGTCAATGACAAAATACCTTGTCATTCACTAAGCCAGGGTAAACTCCGTTGGTTGGTCGGCACGGTCCGATCGGATACCATCTAGGCCTTCCACGGGCGACACCGAACGGGCCGAATCTCCTTCGAGGCAAGGTCGGACAACACGATGGCTGATACGACAAGCGAAAAGAAACAGCGGGGCATTCAAAGCGTCGAGGTCGGCGGACGGCTGCTGCAGGCGCTGGCGCGACAGCGCGAGCCGCTCGGGCTGACCGAACTGGCCGGCGAGGCGCAGTTGTCGTCGGCGCAGGCGCATACGTATCTGGTGAGCCTGACGCGGCTCGGCCTCGTCAAGCGCGACGCGCTAACCGGAAACTACGAGCCGGGGCCGCTATCGTTGCGGCTTGGCCTGATGCATATCGAACAGCAGCCCGTCTATCGCATCGCGGCGCCCCACGCGGCTGCGCTCGCGGAGCGGATCGGTCTTTGCGTCGCGATCTGCGTGGCGGGCGTGCAGGGACCGACCATCGTCCGGTACGAGCGCAGCGGTGCGCCACTGCATGTCAATCTGCACATCGGCACGGTGATGTCGCTCGAAGCGACATCGACGGGCCGCGTCTTCTGCGCGTTTTGCCCACCCGAGCAGGTCGCGGAAATGGCGCGAAGCCAGGCGCAGTCGGCGGAGCCGACGCCGGCGCGCGGCCGCGCTGCCAAAGGGTCGGCTAGCGCCGAATGGCGAAAGCGCTTCGATGAGATCCGCGCGCGCGGCATCGAGCGCGGTATCGATGCGCCGAGTCCTGGCATCAGCAGTCTGAGCGTGCCGGTGTTCGATGGCGACCAACGGATGCAGCTCGCGTTGACGGCGATCGGCTCGTCGGGCTCGATCGACGTCGCGTGGGATGGCGCGGTCGCACGTCAGTTGCTCGAAACTTCCCGACGCATCACCGCAGCGCTGGTTATACCCACCTGAGAATCATGCAGATCGAAACCCCGGACGCGTCCGACGCGAACACGCCCCCACTCAGCGATACGAAAGCTCAGCGCGGCATCAGCGCGCTCGACAACACCGGTGATCTCCTGCTGGC
The nucleotide sequence above comes from Paraburkholderia youngii. Encoded proteins:
- a CDS encoding IclR family transcriptional regulator encodes the protein MADTTSEKKQRGIQSVEVGGRLLQALARQREPLGLTELAGEAQLSSAQAHTYLVSLTRLGLVKRDALTGNYEPGPLSLRLGLMHIEQQPVYRIAAPHAAALAERIGLCVAICVAGVQGPTIVRYERSGAPLHVNLHIGTVMSLEATSTGRVFCAFCPPEQVAEMARSQAQSAEPTPARGRAAKGSASAEWRKRFDEIRARGIERGIDAPSPGISSLSVPVFDGDQRMQLALTAIGSSGSIDVAWDGAVARQLLETSRRITAALVIPT
- a CDS encoding MBL fold metallo-hydrolase; the protein is MAKAFASQTDLEEKKITWTQLSENAYAYTAEGDPNSGVIVGDDGVLIVDTTATPAMAQDLIAKIRSVTDKPIKYVVLSHYHAVRVLGASAYFKEGAQQVIASRGTYEMIVERGEADMKSEIERFPRLFAGVETVPGLTWPTLVFEKEMTLFLGKLEVRIAHLGSGHTKGDTIVWLPSQKVLFSGDLVEYDAACYCGDAQLEQWPATLEALRALNAEKLVPGRGPALLSPAEVNKGLDYTKDFVTTLLQAGRDAFRDKLDLKGAMALTRKAMDPKFGNVFIYEHCLPFDVSRAYDEASGISHPRIWTAQRDKEMWDALQS